The segment TGTCGATGATGACCGACATCGCCAGTTACCTCGACTTCGTCATGACCCTGTTCTTCGCCTTTGGGGTGGCCTTCGAGATCCCGGTGGCGGTGGTACTGCTGGTGTGGATCGGCGTGGTCGACGTGCAGTACCTGAAAAAGGTCCGCCCGTACGTGATCATCGGCTGCTTCGTGGTCGGCATGATCCTCACCCCGCCGGACATCTTCTCGCAGACCCTGCTGGCCGTGCCCATGTGGATGCTGTTCGAGGTTGGCGTGCTGTGCGGCAGCCTGATCCGCAAGCGCAGCCACGGGCGCGACGAGGCTGCGGACGACCATAACGACCAACCGCCAGCCACCCAGCCGTGAACTTGCTGTTGCTCGAGGAGGCCGACTTCGTCGCGGCCGACCGTGTGGTGCTGGCCGACCGGCGCTTCACCCACATGCAGGAGATCCACCGCGTCGCGGTGGGTGACAGCCTGCGCGTGGGGCGCATTGGCGGGTTGATGGGCAAGGCCGAGGTGGTGCGCCTCGAAGGCCATGAAGCCGAGCTGCAAGTGGCCTTCGACCAGCCGCCGCCGGCCAAGCTGCCGCTGACCCTGGTGCTGGCCGTGCCGCGCCCGAAGATGCTGCGCCGGCTATTCCAGACCATCGCCACCCTGGGGGTGCCACGGCTGATCCTGGTCAACAGCTACAAGGTCGAAAAAAGCTTCTGGCAAACGCCGTTCCTGGCCCCTGAGGCGATCCGCGAAAACCTCATCCTCGGCCTTGAGCAGGCCCGCGACACCGTGCTGCCCGAGGTGGTCATCGAAAAGCGCTTCAAGCCGTTCGTCGAAGACCGCCTGCCTGCGATTGCCGCCGACAGCCTCGGCCTGGTCGGCCACCCCGGCCCCTACCCCGCCTGCCCGCGCGCCGTCGAAGGCCCGGTAACCCTGGCAATCGGCCCCGAAGGCGGCTGGATCCCCTACGAAGTCGACCTGCTGGCCAAGGCCGGCCTGCAACCGGTGCAACTGGGCGAGCGTATTCTGCGGGTCGAGACCGCCGTCACTGCGTTGCTTTCGCGAATTTTCTGACAGACGGGTCAGGTTTTACTCATCAAGTTTCCCCGCCCCGCGCCGATGGCCTGTGCAACAGAACAACAATCTGCACTGCCGAAGCCGGGGAGTCGTCTATGTACCGTTGGGTTGCCCAGTCACTGGGGAATGTAAGCGTCAATCGCAAGTTGGGGATCGGTTTCGGCCTGGTGCTGCTGCTCACCCTGGGCATCACCTTCACCGGCTGGATGGGTATCGACAAAGTCACCGAGCGCGGCGACAAGCTGGGCAATATCTCGGTGATCCACCAATACACCCAGGAGCTGCGCATCGCCCGCCAGCACTACCAGCGCAGCGCTGACGAAGCGTCGGTGGCCGAGCTGGAAAAGGCCCTGGGCAACCTCGAGCGCCAGGTACAACTGATGCTTGGGCAGATCGAAGCCCCCGCCGACCGCCAGCGCCTGGCCCAGCAGCAGGATGCCGTGCGCCAGTACCAGCAGAGCTTCGCCGAGCTGCGCCAGGCCGGCCAACGCCGCGAGGCCAGCCGTGGTGTGCTGGGTGACAGCGCCGACAAGGCCGCCGAGCTGCTCGGCAAGATCCAGCAGCGCCTGCTGCAGGCCGGTGACATCCAGCAATACCAGGAGGCCGTACAAGCCAGCGCCCTGCTGCAACAGGCGCGCTTCCAGGTACGTGGCTACACCTACAGCGGCAAGGCCGAGTTCCAGCAAACCGCACTGAACGCCATCGATCAGGCAGTGGCCCTGCTCAAGGCTCTGCCGGCGCGCCTGCCTGCCGAGTACGCCGCCAGCCTGGACGACTCGGCCAGCGCCATGGCCGCCTACCGCGATGCGGTGAACCAGTTCGGCACTGCCCAGATCGCCAGCGAACAGGCCCTGCAGCGCATGTCGGTGCAAGGCCAGGTGCTGCTCGACACCGCTGCCGCGATGACCGTATCGCAAACCGAAGTGCGCGACCAAGGCACCCAACAGGCCAAGACCATGCTCGGCGGTGCCACCTTGCTGGCCCTGCTGCTGGGCGTGCTCGCCGCCTTCGCCATCACCCGGCAGATCATCGTGCCGCTGCGCCAGACCCTGGCCGCCGCCGAGCGCGTGGCCAACGGCGACCTGCGCCAGGACCTGGTGGTGGAGCGCCGCGACGAGCTCGGCCAGTTGCAGGCCAGCATGCAGCGCATGACCCAGGGCCTGCGCCAGCTGATCGGCGGCATCGGCGACGGCGTCACGCAAATTGCCAGCGCCGCCGAAGAGCTGTCGGCAGTCACCGAACAGACCAGCGCCGGGGTGAACAACCAGAAGGTCGAGACCGACCAGGTGGCCACCGCCATGAACGAGATGGCCGCCACCGTGCAGGAAGTGGCGCGCAACGCCGAGCAGGCCTCGGAAGCCGCGCTGATGGCCGACCAGCAGGCCCGCGAGGGTGACAAGGTGGTGGGCGAAGCTATCGCCCAGATCGAGCGCCTGGCCGGCGAGGTGGTCAACTCCAGCGAAGCGATGAACCAGCTCAAGGCCGAAAGCGACAAGATCGGCAGCGTGCTCGATGTGATCAAGTCGGTGGCCCAGCAGACCAACCTGCTGGCGCTGAACGCCGCCATCGAGGCCGCCCGTGCAGGTGAAGCCGGCCGTGGCTTTGCCGTGGTGGCCGACGAGGTGCGCAGCCTGGCCCAACGTACCCAGCAGTCCACCGAAGAGATCGAAGAGCTGATCGCCGGCCTGCAGAGCGGCACCCAGCGGGTGGCCAGCGTGATGGACAACAGCCGCGCGCTGACCGACAGCAGCGTCGAGCTGACCCGCCGCGCCGGCGGCTCGCTGGACACCATCACCCGCACCGTGTCGTCGATCCAGGCGATGAACCAGCAGATCGCCACTGCCGCCGAGCAGCAAAGCGCGGTGGCCGAGGAGATCAACCGCAGCGTGATGAACGTACGCGATATTTCCGACCAGACCTCCGCCGCCAGTGAAGAGACCGCCAGCTCCAGCGTCGAGCTGGCGCGCCTGGGCACGCACTTGCAGGGGTTGGTGGGCAAGTTCCGCTTGTAAGGCCGACCGCGACCTGTTGTAGGAGCGGCCTTGTGCCGCGAAAGGGGCGCGTAGCGGCCCCAGGATCTCTGGTCTCATGCACAATCGCCGGGACCGCTTTGCGGTCCTTTCGCGGCACAAGGCCGCTCCTACAGGGATCGCGTCAATTTGCGAAATGAAATTTCCTAGCTCTTGCTAGGAAATTTCCCACACGATTTGCAGGTCCAGTCCGACCCCACTCCGGCCGATGAGCAGTCTGTCATCACTCACCGGAGTTCCACCATGCTCGGACCGCTCAATCGCCTGCTCGGCCACCTCAGCGTGCGCCTTAAACTTGCCCTCGGCTTTGCCGTGGTACTGCTGCTCACCCTGCTCACCACCCTGGCCGGCTGGCTGGCCCTGGGTGACGCCATCGAACGCTCGGAAAAGCTCACGCAAATTGCCCGCCTGAACGACCTGGCCAAGGACCTGCGGGCCGAACGCATCACCTTCCGCGTGCTGGACGACGAGCACAGCCGCAATCAGCTCGAGCTCACCCTCAAGCAGTTGGAAACCCTGATCGACGGCATGGCGCCGCACTACCAGAGCCCGGAGAACATGCGCCTGCTGGCCGGCAAGCGCGACCTCATCAGCCGCTACCGCGCCGACTTCGACAAGCTGCGCCAGGCCGCCCTCACCCGCCAGCAGCAGCGCCAGGTGCTGCTGGCCCGGGAGGCCACGCTGGATACCACGCTTAGCCAACTGCAGGGCCAACTGCTGGCCCATCTGGATGCGCTCGACCAGCCTGCAACACAGCGCCAGGCCCTCGACCTGCTGGACAGGCTGGCCCGCCATGTCGAGATGGCCAACCAGCGCGCCGCGATTCCGGCCTACTACAGCGAGCCGCTGCAGAGCTACCAACAGGTTGGCCAGCCGGCCATCTCCTCAGCGCAAACCAGCCTCGATGAGCTGCGTGGGTTAATCGAACGGGTCAAGCCTGCCCAGGGGTTGACCGTGCCTGTGGTCGAGCAACTGGCAGGTTACCGCCAACAACTGCTCGCCTATGCCCACGCCGCCATCGCCGTCGAGCTGCTGCAGAACGACATGGAAAGCCTTGGCGACCAGATCACCGCCAGCAGCCGCGAGCTCAGCGACAACCAAGTGGCCCTGCGTGATGAGCAGGCCCTGGCCGCACGCAGCCAAATGACCAGCGTGGCCCTGCTTGCCCTGCTGCTGGGCAGCCTGGCCGCCTGGCTGATCAGCCAGCAGATCACCGCCCCGCTGCGCCAGACCCTGCGCCAGGCCGAACGCATCGCCAGCGGCGACCTCAGCCAGGTGGACGACATCGACCGCCGCGACGAGCTGGGGCAGCTGCAGGGCAGCATGCGCGCCATGACCCTGAGCCTGCGCGACTTGCTGGGCGGTATCGAAAACGGAGTCAGCCGGCTGTCAGAAGCCGTGGACGAACTCGGCACGGTCAGCGAGCAGACCCAGCAACGGGTCGGCCAGCAAAAGGAAGAAACCGACCAGGTGGCCACAGCAATGAACCAGATGAGCGCCACCGTGCAGGAGGTCGCGCAAAACGCCGAGCAGGCATCACAAGCCGCAACCACTGCCGACCAGCAGGCGCAACTGGGCGACCAGGTGGTGGCCGAGGCCATCGGCCAGATCGAGCAACTGGCCGGGCAGATGGACCACTGCCTGGCCGCCATGGGCCACCTGGCCGGCGAGAGCCAGCGCATCGGTTCGATTCTCGATGTGATCAAGTCTGTGTCGGAACAAACCAACCTGCTGGCCCTCAACGCCGCCATCGAAGCGGCCCGCGCCGGCGAGGCCGGGCGTGGTTTTGCGGTAGTCGCCGACGAGGTGCGCGGCCTGGCCCAGCGTACCCAGCAGTCCACCGAGGAAATCGAGGGGCTGATCGACAGCCTGCATGGCGGCACCGACCAGCTGATGAGCCTGCTGGGCGACAGCAAGCAACTGACCGAGCAGAGTGTCGAGCTGAGCCGCAAGGCCGGCGCGGCGCTGGGGCAGATCACCGACACGGTGTCGGCGATACAGGGCATGAACCAGCAGATCGCCACCGCCAGCGAGGAGCAGAGCGTGGTCGCCGAGCAGATCAACCGCAGCGTGATGAACGTGCGTGATGTGTCGGATCAGACCAGCAGCGCGACGCAACAGACGGCAGCATCGAGCGTTGAGCTGGGGGAGTTGGGGCGCGAACTGCGCGGGATGGTGGGCAAGTTCAGCTTGTGAAGCAGCGGCAAATTTAAAGCCGGAAGAAAAAGCCGGACCATCGACGGCCATGCGAATGGAACGGCTTTTTCTTATTTTAGAAACTTCGCGCCTTTCGCAGCTTTAGAACAGGCTTCCAGAAAAAATGGGCGGAGAACAGTCGAAATCTGGCTTGCTTCAGTCAATACCTAGTAATTTTGCCAGTAGCCACTTGCGATGCTGGGTGCGAAACTCGATCGCACCCCTCTCACTCAGCGCTGAGCAGCGCAGAATGCGCCCGCCCTAATAGAGAAGACCTCCATATGATTAAACAAAAAACAGATAGCCTGTTGCGTTTCTACTGTCGAAACCGGATAGCCACTGAGATAGCAACAGCTGCCAGCACTTCAATCCTACGAGGCGGGGGCTCAATTTTGGCACTCCGAAATAGAGGGTACAATTTAGACACTACTGATTTCCTCGCCACTGACCCGCACAACTCAGTGCTTGGTATATATAGCACCGAGCCCCCTCTCCACCACGCCGCCTATTCGCCATACGGCTTCTCTAGTCCTGAATTAAAATCGGCGACGATTATTGGATACAACGGCGAAAAACTAGAACCAACGAGCCTGCTCTATTTTTTGGGTAATGGCCATCGAGCATTTAACTCGGAGTTAGGCCGATTCAACTCTTCGGACAGTATGAGCCCATTCGCTGCAGGAGGTCTCAATGCCTACTGCTACTGCTTTGGAGATCCGATAAACCTATATGATCCAAGTGGACGCGCAGGCGTCAGTCCTTGGTTTGAAGCCAAACTCCGCGCCACAAGAAAAGCGTGGCTTATAGCGAAATCTGGTCGAGCAACTCGGAGCGAACTTGAAAATATATTTAACCGCGACATGCGTGAACTTAGAGCGAACACTCCAACTGCGCGAAGAAAATTTGGATCACAGCCATCGCTTCCGGACCGTGAAGCTGAACGTCAAGTCCCAAAAGGGTGGGACCTGATTGGATACCATGGTTCTCGAGCTAAAAATACGCCGAGTTTGGTCACCGGCCTTGATCCAATCCACCTTAAACAAAGTTCCGGCGATCAAGAATTTGGTGACGGCTTCTATATATCACCCTTTGACCAAAACTCAGTTTATAGCACCCCCTCCCCTGACTACAAACGCCATTATGTGTACACCCAGAATGCTGGAAGACTCAGGCTTGGAAGGGACTTTGATTTTAGTAGGGAAAATGGCAGCGTTTCTACTCGACGCGCCATTCAGATTGTCATCAGAGAACCCGCATATGAATCAATAATTATTCGCTCAAGTGGCGGGGAGCCTGTAGTTCCACCTAGATCGAAGGAGGCACCCTTCTAAGGCAATCTGCGAAAGCGACCAAAGACGAGACCCGAGACACAACGCAAAGCATCAATTTTTTCCAGCGAATGTATTACCCTGGGGTTTGTACGAAAAGTCGCCGCGCGGCGATCAGGCAAGGCGAAAACAGGTGAGGAACGATCGGAGTCGCGCTCGGCTTGACTGGTTGGCGCACCAGCCTGTTTTTAACGCAGCATGATCGTCGCGCAGGCACTTTTCGTACAGAGCCTAATCAAGGCATTACCAATACATTGTAGGAGCAGGCTTGCATCACAATGGTGGCATTAGCTTCACCATCGCGGGCAAGCCCGCACCCACCCGAGCGCTCATAGAACTGAAGTTCTCTCTTCACAGAACCTGGCGCAAGAACGCCTGGGCGCGCGGGTCTTTCGGCGAGTCGAAGAACGCCTGTGGCGCCGAGTCTTCCAGCAGCTTGCCGTGGTCGAAGAACAGCACGCGGTCGGCCACTTCACGGGCAAAGCCCATTTCATGGGTGACGCAGACCATGGTCATGCCCTCTTGCGCCAGGGTCTTCATCACGTCCAGCACCTCGCCGACCATTTCCGGGTCCAAAGCCGAGGTGGGCTCGTCGAACAGCATCACCTTCGGCTCCATCGCCAGAGCCCGGGCAATCGCCACCCGCTGCTGCTGGCCGCCAGACAGGCGTGACGGGTACTCGTGGGCCTTCTCGGCAATGCCGACCTTCTTCAGCAACGCATGCGCCTTGGCCTCGCGTTCGGCCTTGTTGCGCTTGCGCACCACCTTCTGCGCCAGGCACAGGTTTTCCAGCACGGTCATGTGCGGGAACAGGTTGAAGTGCTGGAACACCATGCCCACTTCGCGGCGGTAGGCGTTGATGTCGGTCTTCGGGTCGTCCAGCTGCAGGCCGTCGATGGCGACGTGGCCGGCATCGAAGTGCTCCAGGCCGTTGAGGCAGCGCAGGAAGGTCGACTTGCCCGAGCCCGAAGGGCCCAGCACCACCACCACCTCGCCCTTGGCCACGCGGGTGCTGACGTTGTCCACCGCGCGCACCACCATGCCGCGGGTGTCGAAGACTTTCAGCAGGTCACGGACTTCAATCACTTTGCGCAAGCCTCCGCTCGAGCCGGCTGGCGATGTGCGACAGCGGCAGGTTGATCAGCAGGTACAGGCCTGCCACGCAGAACCAGATCTCGAAGGTCGAGAACGAGGTGGTAATGGCTTCGCGGCCACTCTTGGTCAGCTCGGTGATGGCGATCACCGACACCAGCGAGGTGTCCTTGACCAGGCTGATGAACTGCCCGGCCAGCGGCGGCAGTACGCGCTTGAACGCCTGCGGCAGGATCACGTGGCGCATCGACTGGCTGCCGTTCAGGCCCAGCGAACGCGCGGCTTCGTTCTGGCCCTTGGCGATCGACTGCACGCCGGCGCGAACGATCTCGGCCACGTAAGCACCGGTGAACAAGGCCAGCGCGGCAACGCCTGCAAACTCGCGGGACAGATTGAGCACAGTGCCGATGAAGAAGTAGAAGATGAAAATCTGCACCAGCAGCGGCGTGCCGCGCACCAGCTCCACGTACACCGTGGACAAGTCGCGCAGGGTCGGGTTGCTGGACAGCCGGCACAGCCCGGCGAACAGGCCGATCAAAAGGCCCAGGGCACCGGAAACCACCGAGATCCACAACGTGGTCCACAGGCCCCAGGCCAGCGGGCCTGCAGCCCAGTGGCGGGTGACGCCGATGGCATCGCCTTCGGCCACGTCGTCGCCACGGGACAGTTGCAGGCTGTCGGCCGCCACTTCGATGACCTGGGTGTCGCCGCTGTCATCTTTCAGGGTGACCCGGGCGTTGTCGCCGGACACCACGATTTGCTCGACCGAGCCATAGTTGGCGGCCCGTTGGGTTTCCTCGGCCTTGTAGGCGAAGTATTGCGGAACGCGGTTCCAGCGCCACTCGTAGGAAATCATCGAGGTGGCCATGTACAGGCTGAGCGCCAGGCCCACCAGGACCAGCGCGGTCAGCCCATGCCAGGGCCACTGGGCTTTCTTGTATTTGATCACGTGGGTACTTCCGTAAAAGCGAAACGCGCGGGGGGTGCCTTGGGCGGCAAGGTTGTGCATTGGCAGGCCTGGCCCCATCGCCGGCAAGCCGGCTCCTGCAGGTGTATGCGATCCCCTGTAGGAGCCGGCTTGCCGGCGATGGGGCCGGCCCAGGCAACCCATCACCTGAACCGTTCAAAGCACCCCGCCTAGCGCGTCGGGGTCAGTGCCTGGGCTTGTGGCCCGGGCCTTATTCCATTTCCTTCAGCCAGTCCTTGTTCTTGAACCACTTGTCGTGGATACGATCGTAGGTCCCGTCATGCTTGATCTGGTGCAGGAAGTTGTTGATGTAGTTGATGCTGTCGTAGTCGCCTTTCTTCAGGCCGAAGGCCAGCGGCTCGTAGGTGAAGGGTTCTTCGAGGAACAATAGCTTGCCGGCGCCGGCTTTCTCTACCGCCACCACGTTGTAGGGCGAGTCGTAGACAAAGGCGTCAGCCTTGCCGTTGACCACGTCCATCACGCCTTCCTGCTCGTTGTCGTAGCCGTGGTACTTGGCCTTGCTGATGAGCTTCTTGGCGACCATTTCGCCGGTGGTGCCCAGCTTGGAGGTCAGGCGGTATTTCTCGTTGTTCAGGTCCTTGTACGACTTGATCTCACCGGCCAGCTCCTTGCGGATCAGCAGGGTCTGGCCGACCACGATGAAGGGCTCGCTGAAGTTCAGGCGCAGGTTGCGCTCCTGGGTCAGGGTCATGCCGCTGCCGATGAAGTCGAACTTGTTGGTCATCAGGGCCGGGATAATGCCGTCGTAGGCGGTGGACACCATCTCCAGCTTGACGCCCATGGACTTGGCCATGGCCTTGAGGATGTCGACCTCGAAGCCGATGATCTCGCCACGCTTGTTGGTCATCTCGAACGGCATGTAGGTCGGGTCCATGCCTACACGCAGGGTGCCGCGCTTGACCGCGTCGTCGATGGCGCCGGCCTGGGCGGCGGTTACCGCAACCAGCGCGGTCACGCCGAGCAGCAGTCGCGACAGGTATTTTTTCATCATCACCAAGTCCCCTGAGAAAAGAGTCCGCAGATTTTTTTTGTAGGCACGGTCGTACCGACCTGTGCGAAATGTCGGGAGGGATGCTAACGCATGCAGGGCCTGGGACCTAGTGCCGGGGGGGACTTTGTTGGCCATAATCGGTGATGGACGCTGTAAAAAGCATCGCGGGGCAAGCCCGCTCCCACGCAGTATCACGTGGGAGCGGGCTTGCCCCGCGATGTCGGCCGTACAGGCTTATGCCAGGGCTGGCTGCGCCTGGTTCTCCGGGTGCAGCGGCAACAGCGGCGAGTGCGGGTCGTTGTCGATCGAGGCCCGCCACAGGTCGATCCAGGCCGAGTGATGCCCGGCCCAGACCTGCTCGTGCAGGCGCGACAGCGCCACCGGGTCGCTCAGCAACGCCAGGCGGGTGTTGCCATCCAGGCCCTTGGGCCCGACTTCCAGGGCCTTGGCCACGCGCTCGGCGCGCAGCGACTCGATCGCCGTGGACTGGCCGTGACGGGCAGTGGCCATGGCGCAGGCCAGGGCGTTCTGCCGCGGGTCGACCACCGCACGTACAAAGCCGTCATGCAGGGCATGCCAGCGGTTCTCGTGGGTGTACTGGTCGGTGGCCAGCAGCGCCTGCGGGGTGGCGTATTCCTCGGGGATGAGGAACAGCTTCTCGTCGCGAGCAGCCAGGCCCAGGCCGGTGCGGCTGGAAATCACCGACACCGGGATCGACAGCAGCAGCGAACCGACGATAGGCGCCAGCCACCACAGAAAGCTTGGGTTCAGCCAGGCCACCAGAGCCGCCCAGGCGAAGCCCAGCAGGGTCTGCGGGCCATGCCGGCGAATCGCTTCGCTCCACGGCGTGGAGTCATCGTCACGCTGCGGCGAGTTCCAGGTCGCGGCCCAGCCGAGGAATGCGGCCAGTACGAAGCGGGTGTGGAAGATCATCCGCACCGGCGCCAGCAGCATGGAGAACAGCATCTCCATCAGCATCGAGAGCGTGACCTTGAAGCGCCCGCCGAACTCCACCGCGCCCTTGGCCCAGATCAGGATGACGCTGAGCAGCTTGGGCAGGAACAGCAGCACGATGGTGGTGGAGAACAGCGCGATGGCTTTTTCCGGGTGCCACTGCGGCCACAGCGGGTACAGCTGGAACGGCTCGATGAAGTACTGCGGTTCCATCAGCGTGTTGGTTGCCAGCAACGCGGTGGACAGCACCAGGAACAGGAACCACAGCGGGGCTGACAAGTACGACATGACACCGGTGAGGAACACCGCGCGGTGCACCGGGTGCATGCCCTTGACCAGGAACAGGCGGAAGTTCATCAGGTTGCCGTGGCACCAGCGGCGGTCGCGCTTGAGCTCGTCCAGCAGGTTCGGCGGCAGCTCTTCGTAGCTGCCCGGCAGGTCATAGGCGATCCACACGCCCCAGCCGGCACGGCGCATCAGCGCGGCTTCGACGAAGTCGTGGGACAGAATGGCCCCGGCAAACGCGCCCTTGCCCGGCAACGGCGCCAGGGCGCAGTGCTCGATGAACGGCTTCATGCGAATGATCGCGTTGTGGCCCCAGTAGTGCGACTCGCCCAGCTGCCAGAAGTGCAGGCCGGCGGTGAACAGCGGGCCGTACACGCGGGTGGCGAACTGCTGCATGCGCGCATACAGGGTGTCCATGCCCGAGGCTTTCGGGCCGGTCTGGATGATGCCGGCGTCCGGGTTGGCCTCCATCAGGCGCACCAGGCTGCTCAGGCACTCGCCGGTCATGACGCTGTCGGCGTCGAGCACGACCATGTACTTGTACTCGCCACCCCAGCGACGGCAGAAGTCGTCGAGGTTGCCGCTCTTGCGCTTCACCCGGCGCCGGCGGCGGCGGTAGAAGATACGGCCAAAGCCTTTGGTTTCGCGGCATACGTCCAGCCACGCCTGTTGCTCGGCAACGGCGATGTCCGGGTCGTTGGTGTCGCTGAGGACGAAGAAGTCGAAGCGGTCGAGGTTGCCGCTGGCGGCCACCGACTCGAAGGTGGCGCGCAGGCCTGCGAACACCCGCGGCACGTCTTCGTTGCAGATCGGCATCACCAGCGCGGTTCGCGCCTCGGGGGCGATCGGCTCGTTGCCGGCGCTGCTGCCGGAGATGCGGTATTTGTCACGCCCGGTAAGCAGCTCGAGGAAGCCCATCAGCGCGGTCCAGAAGCCCGCCGAGACCCAGCAGAACAGGATGCCGAACAGCACTAGGATGGAGGTTTGCAGCGCATACGGCCACACCTGCACCACGGTGTCCCACAGCGGCTGGTTGAGGATTTCGTCGAGGTCGACGAACGACCAGCCCTGGTACGGCAGGATGCCCTTCATGTACCAGCCGGCGACGATGGTCTGGCCGATCATCAGCGTCAGCAGGATATAACGACGGATCGAGCCGACCGTGCGCCAGCGCGCCGGCGGCAGCTCGCGTTTGGGCGGCTGCGGGGCGTTGGTGCGGCCGGTCATGCGCCGCCAGATACGAATCAGCACGTTGGTGCGCCACGGCTCGGGCACGACCTTGGTGCGCTTGATCGGCGGGGCGATCTTCAGGCACAGCAGGCCGCTGCCATCGACGCCAAGCATCTCGGCTTCTTCAAGCTCGGCAGCGCTGCCGACGGTCAGGCGCGAACCCACCGAAGCCTGCACGGCCTCGGCGGTACTGGCGGCAGGTTGCGCCGCCAGGCGTTGGTGCAGCTCGCTGAACGAGGTGCAGCTGGCGAGTTCCGCGCGCTGCTCATCGCTCAGGGGCAGGTGGGCCAGGTATTCGCCAAGCGATTCTGGCCTTGGGCTTGAATTACTCATCGGCAGGCAACTGATAGCTCCAGGTCTCGGTCAGCACTTTTTCAGTAGTGGCCGGGGCCTCGGTGGTGGATGCCGCATCGGCGGCTGGTTGCTCGGCTGGCTTCTCGGCCTTGGCTTTTTCAGCCTTGGCGTGGGCCTGCTTGGTTGCGGCCTTGGTTTCCTTGGCAGGTTTGGGCTGCTCGACCGGCACGTCGCGCACCAGCGCGGCACGCATTTCGGTGGACTTTTTCGGGTCCTTGATCTTCAACCGCAGGGTCAGGCGCCAGCCTTTGGTCTCTGGGTTGTAGCGCAGGTTGTTCTCGACCACCTCGGCATTGTCGCCGGTGCTGACCTGGCTGCGCACGTTGGCGTCGGCCGGCAGGGCCGCCAGGTTGGTGCCGACGAAATCGACCAGCAGGGCCACGCTGCCATCGAGCTGGCGGATCAGGTTGGCCTGCTTGACGTCACCGCTGGAGCGCAGGGTCTGCTTGACCCAGCCCAGGTCCTGGGCGTGCAACTGGTCTTCCTTGATGGTCCAACGCAGACGGTAGTCGTATTCGAACGGTTTGCCAGGCTCAGGCAGGGTTTCCGGGCTCCAGAACGCAACGATGTTGTCGTTGGTCTCGTCGGCAGTCGGGATTTCGACCAGGTCGACGGTGCCTTTGCCCCAGTCGCCTTTAGGTTCGATCCAGGCGCTCGGGCGCTTTTCGTATTCGTCGTCGAGGTCTTCGAAGTCGCTGAAGGCGCGCTGGCGCTGCAGCAGGCCGAAACCACGCGGGTTCTCGACGCTGAAGTTGCTCACTGCCAGGTGTTTCGGGTTGTTCAGCGGGCGCCACAGCCATTCGCCGTTGCCGGCATGGATGCTCAGGCCTTCGGAGTCGTGCAGGGCCGGACGGTAGTTCTGCACCTTGGACGGCTGGTTGGGGCCGAACAGGAACATGCTGGTCAGCGGGGCAACGCCCAGGCGGCTGACGTGGTCACGCAGGTACACCCGCGACTTGACGTCGACCAGGGTGTCATCGCCCGGGCGCAGGGTCAGCTTGTAGGCGCCAGTGGAG is part of the Pseudomonas fakonensis genome and harbors:
- the mdoH gene encoding glucans biosynthesis glucosyltransferase MdoH codes for the protein MSNSSPRPESLGEYLAHLPLSDEQRAELASCTSFSELHQRLAAQPAASTAEAVQASVGSRLTVGSAAELEEAEMLGVDGSGLLCLKIAPPIKRTKVVPEPWRTNVLIRIWRRMTGRTNAPQPPKRELPPARWRTVGSIRRYILLTLMIGQTIVAGWYMKGILPYQGWSFVDLDEILNQPLWDTVVQVWPYALQTSILVLFGILFCWVSAGFWTALMGFLELLTGRDKYRISGSSAGNEPIAPEARTALVMPICNEDVPRVFAGLRATFESVAASGNLDRFDFFVLSDTNDPDIAVAEQQAWLDVCRETKGFGRIFYRRRRRRVKRKSGNLDDFCRRWGGEYKYMVVLDADSVMTGECLSSLVRLMEANPDAGIIQTGPKASGMDTLYARMQQFATRVYGPLFTAGLHFWQLGESHYWGHNAIIRMKPFIEHCALAPLPGKGAFAGAILSHDFVEAALMRRAGWGVWIAYDLPGSYEELPPNLLDELKRDRRWCHGNLMNFRLFLVKGMHPVHRAVFLTGVMSYLSAPLWFLFLVLSTALLATNTLMEPQYFIEPFQLYPLWPQWHPEKAIALFSTTIVLLFLPKLLSVILIWAKGAVEFGGRFKVTLSMLMEMLFSMLLAPVRMIFHTRFVLAAFLGWAATWNSPQRDDDSTPWSEAIRRHGPQTLLGFAWAALVAWLNPSFLWWLAPIVGSLLLSIPVSVISSRTGLGLAARDEKLFLIPEEYATPQALLATDQYTHENRWHALHDGFVRAVVDPRQNALACAMATARHGQSTAIESLRAERVAKALEVGPKGLDGNTRLALLSDPVALSRLHEQVWAGHHSAWIDLWRASIDNDPHSPLLPLHPENQAQPALA
- a CDS encoding glucan biosynthesis protein G yields the protein MIVSPCIAPRIPGTRLRKAVLAGVALVGLMSAGQLWAFNLDDVAAKAKDLAGQKYEAPKSNLPPVFRDMKYADYQKIHFLQEKAEWAKDKTPFKLSFYHQGMHFDTPVKINEITAKKVEEIKYDPSRFEFGDVPHDTEATKNLGYAGFRVLYPINKADKQDEIMTLLGASYFRVVGKGHRYGLSARGLAIDTALPSGEEFPRFREFWIEKPKPNDKHLVIYALLDSPRSTGAYKLTLRPGDDTLVDVKSRVYLRDHVSRLGVAPLTSMFLFGPNQPSKVQNYRPALHDSEGLSIHAGNGEWLWRPLNNPKHLAVSNFSVENPRGFGLLQRQRAFSDFEDLDDEYEKRPSAWIEPKGDWGKGTVDLVEIPTADETNDNIVAFWSPETLPEPGKPFEYDYRLRWTIKEDQLHAQDLGWVKQTLRSSGDVKQANLIRQLDGSVALLVDFVGTNLAALPADANVRSQVSTGDNAEVVENNLRYNPETKGWRLTLRLKIKDPKKSTEMRAALVRDVPVEQPKPAKETKAATKQAHAKAEKAKAEKPAEQPAADAASTTEAPATTEKVLTETWSYQLPADE